From Heteronotia binoei isolate CCM8104 ecotype False Entrance Well chromosome 3, APGP_CSIRO_Hbin_v1, whole genome shotgun sequence, a single genomic window includes:
- the LOC132569113 gene encoding uncharacterized protein K02A2.6-like, which produces MKALARSYVWWPGMDGEIENWVRRCSTCQESRPDPPSAPATRWETTRKPWSRLHIDFAGPFQGQIFLIIVDAYTKWLEVVPVGSTSSAAAIRALRRVLCTHGIPDTIVSDNGAAFTSGDFQAFLQRYLIRHIRSAPFHPATNGQAERMVRTTKEALGRIVQGDWDHRLAAFLFDNRVIPNPVTGVSPAELLMGRKLTTRLDRLNPDRAPDVRGSPEICVIADNCVSCMFE; this is translated from the exons atgaaggccctggccaggagctacgtatggtggccggggatggacggggagatagagaactgggtccggagatgcagcacatgccaggagtcgcggccggacccacccagtgccccggctacacggtgggagaccacaaggaaaccgtggtcccggctccacattgattttgccgggccgttccagggacagatcttcctaatcattgtggatgcatacacaaaatggttagaggtcgttcccgtagggtctacctcgtcagcagcagccattagagcattacgcagggtcctgtgcacccacggtattccggacaccatagtctcggacaacggggcagcgttcacctcgggggacttccaggcgttcctccagaggtacctcattagacacatccggtcagcccccttccacccggccaccaacggccaggccgagcggatggtccgaacaacaaaagaggccctgggaaggatagtgcaaggcgattgggaccaccggctagccgcgttcctcttcgacaaccgggtcatcccaaacccagtcaccggggtcagcccagccgagctcctcatggggcgcaagctcaccacaaggctagatcggctaaaccccgacagagcccccgacgtgCGAGGGTCACCGGAG ATCTGTGTGATTGCTGATAATTGTGTTTCCTGTATGTTTGAGTGA
- the LOC132569114 gene encoding protein Tob2-like — MYQEVKEALSVITFYLYDWLPRRRVDHFREELEQLLERKYEGHWYPETPLRGSAYRCIWIGKTRDSVVELAARRSGLTVEDVQDSIPAELTVWIDPFEVSYRFGEEGPVETVYLKDNKGCSTAKGQSKSRSRLNPEAPAFVPAGSQTTFLSGSPPPSADQSSGPTFTVATFAATKFGSTKVKKSSKRLNWGLACPGK; from the coding sequence ATGTATCAGGAGGTGAAGGAAGCCTTGAGTGTTATCACCTTTTACCTGTACGATTGGCTCCCACGGAGAAGGGTTGACCATTTTAGGGAAGAATTGGAGCAGTTACTTGAGAGGAAATATGAAGGCCACTGGTACCCAGAGACACCCCTAAGGGGGTCCGCCTATCGCTGTATTTGGATAGGGAAGACCAGAGACTCTGTAGTAGAATTGGCTGCCAGAAGAAGTGGACTGACTGTAGAGGATGTCCAGGACAGTATTCCTGCAGAATTGACTGTGTGGATTGACCCATTTGAAGTCTCCTACCGATTTGGGGAAGAAGGGCCAGTCGAGACCGTGTATCTGAAAGACAATAAAGGCTGCAGCACAGCCAAGGGACAGAGCAAAAGCAGAAGCAGGCTCAACCCTGAGGCTCCGGCTTTTGTCCCCGCTGGGAGTCAGACAACCTTCTTGTCCGGCTCCCCACCTCCATCTGCTGACCAATCTTCTGGTCCGACTTTCACCGTGGCTACTTTTGCAGCTACCAAGTTTGGCTCCACAAAAGTGaagaaaagcagcaaaaggcTGAATTGGGGTCTTGCTTGCCCAGGAAAATAA